From a region of the Candidatus Eremiobacteraceae bacterium genome:
- a CDS encoding glycoside hydrolase family 15 protein: MPRDIPIGNGRMLVTFDNRYQLRDIYFPYVGAENHSPGDVCRTGLWIDGDFAWFSDDAWRRSIGYAHETIATDVTLEHDQLQVRVECRDAVDRERDIMIRRIAVHNLADRPRAARLFFHYDLHIEGNGIGDTFAYRPDVRALVAYKRRRYFLMNGQVGEGPGVSAGIDSWATGVKEVNGAEGTWRDAEDGVLERNAIAQGSVDGTIALHAPDIESGGNAVFHHWLALGKTWQDVSTLDDVVRLRGPSWFLSRTEDYWRLWVNKEEPDFADLSTDLVDLYKRSLLIIQTQVDERGAIVAANDSDILRQSRDTYSYVWPRDGALVATALIHAGYSVPAARFFEFCAQAMPPEGYLLHKYNPGGSLASSWHPWLDTLERPQLPIQEDETALVLCALWEHYKHFRDVDFLRSVYRRLIVNPAHFMATYREPHTGLPRASWDLWEERHGITAFTTSTVWAGLHAAARLARLFGDEPLAVTSETAATEIKAAALRYLWSPENNRFSRMINVDDDGEIVRDETIESSMMGLWYFGMFAPDDPQVAATINAVRERLWVKTHIGGCARYEHDWYQRVTDDTNEVPGNPWFICTLWLAQYDIAVAKTRNDLARARDLLKWPLTCALPSGVLAEQAHPYTGAALSVSPLTWSHGTYCLAVSEYVAKWNELEG, translated from the coding sequence ATGCCTCGCGACATCCCCATCGGCAACGGCCGGATGCTCGTCACGTTTGACAACCGGTACCAGCTCCGCGACATCTACTTCCCATACGTCGGCGCCGAAAATCACAGTCCAGGAGACGTTTGCCGCACCGGTCTATGGATCGACGGCGACTTCGCGTGGTTTTCCGATGACGCTTGGCGCAGGTCGATCGGCTACGCGCACGAGACGATCGCCACCGACGTGACGCTCGAGCACGACCAACTCCAGGTCCGGGTCGAATGCCGTGATGCGGTCGACCGGGAACGCGACATCATGATCAGGCGCATCGCCGTCCACAATCTCGCCGACCGCCCGCGCGCCGCGAGGCTGTTCTTCCATTACGATCTCCATATCGAAGGCAACGGCATCGGCGATACGTTCGCCTATCGCCCCGACGTCCGCGCGCTGGTCGCTTACAAGCGCAGACGTTACTTCCTCATGAACGGTCAGGTCGGCGAAGGACCCGGCGTCTCAGCTGGAATCGATTCATGGGCGACCGGCGTCAAAGAGGTGAACGGCGCCGAAGGCACGTGGCGCGATGCCGAAGACGGCGTGCTCGAGCGCAATGCGATCGCGCAGGGCTCAGTGGACGGCACGATCGCGCTTCACGCACCGGATATCGAGTCCGGCGGCAATGCGGTGTTCCATCATTGGCTTGCGCTCGGCAAGACGTGGCAGGACGTCTCCACGCTCGACGACGTCGTTCGCCTGCGGGGTCCCTCATGGTTTTTGTCGCGGACTGAAGACTATTGGCGCCTGTGGGTCAACAAGGAAGAGCCGGATTTCGCCGACCTTTCGACGGATCTCGTCGACCTCTACAAACGCAGCCTGTTGATCATCCAGACGCAAGTCGACGAGCGGGGTGCGATCGTGGCGGCGAACGACTCCGATATCCTGCGCCAATCGCGCGATACCTACTCGTACGTCTGGCCGCGCGACGGTGCGCTCGTCGCCACCGCGCTCATCCATGCCGGCTACAGCGTGCCGGCGGCGCGTTTTTTCGAGTTCTGCGCTCAGGCCATGCCGCCCGAAGGCTACCTGCTGCACAAATATAATCCGGGTGGATCGCTCGCGTCTTCGTGGCATCCGTGGCTTGACACGCTCGAGCGGCCGCAGCTTCCCATTCAGGAGGACGAGACCGCGCTCGTCTTGTGCGCGTTATGGGAGCACTATAAGCATTTTCGCGACGTCGATTTCCTTCGCTCGGTCTATCGCCGCCTTATCGTGAACCCGGCGCATTTCATGGCGACGTACCGCGAACCGCACACCGGTCTTCCCAGAGCATCGTGGGATCTTTGGGAAGAACGCCATGGCATTACCGCGTTCACCACATCGACCGTCTGGGCCGGGCTTCACGCAGCTGCCCGATTGGCCCGGCTCTTCGGCGACGAACCGCTCGCCGTGACGTCCGAGACCGCCGCGACCGAGATCAAAGCCGCTGCGCTTCGGTACCTCTGGTCGCCGGAGAACAACCGTTTTTCGCGCATGATCAACGTCGATGACGACGGCGAGATCGTCCGCGATGAGACCATCGAGAGCAGCATGATGGGGTTATGGTATTTCGGGATGTTCGCGCCCGACGACCCACAGGTCGCTGCGACGATCAACGCGGTTCGCGAACGGCTGTGGGTGAAGACGCACATCGGCGGTTGCGCCCGCTACGAACACGACTGGTACCAGCGCGTGACCGACGACACGAACGAGGTGCCGGGCAACCCGTGGTTCATCTGCACGCTGTGGCTCGCGCAGTACGACATCGCCGTGGCTAAGACCCGGAACGATCTCGCGCGCGCCCGCGACTTGCTCAAGTGGCCACTGACGTGCGCGTTGCCAAGCGGCGTGCTAGCCGAACAGGCGCATCCGTATACCGGCGCGGCGCTCTCGGTCTCGCCGCTCACCTGGAGCCATGGCACGTATTGCTTGGCCGTCAGCGAATACGTCGCCAAATGGAACGAGCTGGAGGGTTAA
- a CDS encoding MBL fold metallo-hydrolase, giving the protein MIVEHFPVGMLQCNCVILGDEKTKRAVVVDPGDDVSRIEAALAKHGLTVAAIVATHAHIDHVGGMADLKQITGAKAMLHEEDLELYRELEVQARWLGVATPPIADIDAFLKDGGRVEFGASGLDVLHTPGHSPGSVTFVGPGSAPLILSGDTLFAGSIGRTDLWGGSYDTIIASIRSQLLTMPDECAVICGHGPMTTIGRERAENPFLTKGLD; this is encoded by the coding sequence ATGATCGTCGAGCATTTTCCGGTCGGCATGTTGCAGTGCAATTGCGTCATCCTTGGAGACGAGAAGACGAAACGCGCCGTGGTCGTCGATCCCGGCGACGATGTCAGCCGCATCGAAGCCGCGCTCGCCAAACACGGCCTGACTGTCGCTGCGATCGTCGCGACGCACGCGCACATCGATCACGTCGGCGGCATGGCAGATTTGAAGCAGATCACCGGCGCGAAGGCGATGCTGCACGAAGAGGATCTGGAATTATATCGTGAACTCGAGGTTCAAGCCCGTTGGCTTGGTGTCGCGACGCCGCCGATAGCGGACATCGACGCTTTTCTCAAAGACGGCGGCAGAGTCGAGTTCGGTGCTTCGGGTCTCGACGTGCTACACACCCCCGGCCATTCACCGGGAAGCGTGACGTTCGTCGGCCCAGGCTCCGCTCCACTCATCCTATCCGGCGACACGCTGTTTGCGGGGAGCATCGGCCGCACCGATCTGTGGGGCGGATCGTACGACACCATCATCGCTTCCATTCGCTCACAGCTTCTCACGATGCCGGATGAATGTGCGGTGATCTGCGGTCACGGGCCGATGACGACGATTGGTCGCGAGCGCGCGGAGAATCCGTTCCTGACGAAAGGTTTAGATTGA
- a CDS encoding thioesterase family protein: MHRLQPGMRSSHTYRADAERLADHYGNPGVRVLATPHLVSLLETECLSCVSGGLDPGQSTVGTRVDVRHLAATPEGMSFTITAELAEIDRRRLVFNVEARDDTEIIMSGTHERFIVETAPFLAKASAKRSGATS, from the coding sequence ATGCACCGTCTTCAACCCGGCATGCGATCGTCGCACACTTATCGCGCCGATGCCGAGCGGCTCGCCGACCACTACGGCAATCCCGGTGTTCGCGTTCTTGCGACGCCGCATCTCGTCAGTCTTCTTGAGACAGAATGTCTTTCGTGCGTGAGTGGCGGGCTCGATCCAGGCCAATCCACGGTGGGCACGCGCGTCGATGTGCGGCATCTCGCCGCCACGCCGGAGGGCATGTCGTTCACCATCACCGCCGAGCTCGCGGAAATCGACCGCCGGCGGTTGGTCTTCAACGTCGAAGCACGCGACGACACCGAAATAATCATGTCGGGAACGCACGAGCGGTTCATCGTGGAGACTGCGCCGTTTCTCGCCAAGGCGTCTGCAAAGCGTTCGGGCGCAACATCATGA
- a CDS encoding acyl-CoA reductase: MTTLSPIGEIRAAATERFVREWRDPYSWVRREARERLAGGFWSGQVIERAFDKVFSDRAEETPNILIGNWFEHCSDHARRALVILPGNVIGPALCAAYSVAITGASAILKAASSERAVADIVARQWNEIGYPLAGAIEARYWPGGDLAAEADAVADVDGVIAFGSDETIDSIRGRVPATKHFKGYGTRYSLGLVTHGADLLPAAESAAIDVSMFDQAGCMSPQTIYVVGDASRALRFAHALDGALHRTSLWLPRIKPSYDEAAAANEVLRRSNLTAMPANSHGLSPILSGPENGGCADYLIVVEPQGPPRTHGFGRIVVVMPLELGRPPVLTMRFEALGIAAGDREEIEIDVFRALRGDVEKNQPNLVDLGRMQEAVGLPSANDFIRRTGDVD; the protein is encoded by the coding sequence ATGACGACGCTTTCGCCCATCGGCGAGATCCGGGCGGCAGCCACGGAACGCTTCGTGCGCGAATGGCGCGACCCGTATTCGTGGGTGCGCCGGGAAGCGCGCGAACGGCTCGCAGGCGGGTTCTGGTCGGGGCAAGTCATCGAGCGTGCCTTCGACAAAGTGTTCAGTGATCGGGCCGAAGAAACTCCCAACATTCTCATTGGCAATTGGTTCGAGCACTGCAGCGACCATGCTCGTCGCGCGCTGGTGATCCTACCTGGTAACGTCATCGGCCCGGCGCTATGCGCCGCCTATTCGGTCGCGATAACCGGGGCCAGTGCAATTCTTAAGGCCGCAAGCTCGGAACGCGCCGTCGCCGATATCGTCGCACGCCAGTGGAACGAAATCGGATATCCGCTCGCCGGCGCGATCGAAGCGCGCTATTGGCCGGGCGGCGATCTTGCCGCGGAGGCCGATGCCGTCGCCGATGTCGATGGCGTGATCGCGTTTGGAAGCGATGAAACTATCGATTCCATTCGAGGCCGCGTGCCGGCGACGAAGCACTTCAAGGGTTACGGCACGCGATATAGCTTGGGACTCGTGACGCACGGCGCCGATCTCTTGCCGGCCGCAGAGAGCGCCGCGATCGATGTGTCCATGTTCGATCAAGCCGGCTGTATGTCACCGCAGACCATCTACGTCGTCGGCGATGCGTCGCGGGCATTGCGTTTCGCCCACGCACTCGACGGTGCGCTGCACCGCACAAGCCTATGGTTGCCGCGAATAAAACCGTCCTACGATGAGGCGGCGGCCGCCAACGAAGTCTTGCGGCGATCGAACCTCACCGCGATGCCGGCTAATAGCCACGGCTTGTCGCCGATCCTCTCTGGGCCGGAGAACGGTGGCTGCGCGGACTATCTCATCGTCGTCGAGCCGCAGGGTCCGCCTCGCACGCACGGATTTGGGCGCATCGTCGTGGTTATGCCGCTCGAACTGGGGCGGCCGCCCGTGCTCACAATGCGATTCGAGGCACTCGGCATAGCGGCCGGCGATCGTGAAGAAATCGAAATCGACGTCTTTCGCGCGCTACGGGGCGACGTTGAAAAGAATCAGCCCAATCTCGTCGACCTTGGCCGCATGCAAGAAGCTGTCGGTCTGCCGTCGGCCAACGACTTCATTCGCCGCACCGGCGATGTCGACTGA